The following are encoded together in the Euwallacea fornicatus isolate EFF26 chromosome 11, ASM4011564v1, whole genome shotgun sequence genome:
- the sip3 gene encoding E3 ubiquitin-protein ligase synoviolin A yields MRFLGISFVSFLLTAVVVANAYYQKKQFYPSVVYITKSNPSMAVIYIQAFIGVWILGKLMRKVFFGQLRTTEFEHLMERSWYAITETCLAFTVFRDDFTPKFVALFTLLLFLKSFHWLAEDRVDYMERSPVISWLFHMRVLNLLLLLGILDLHFISHAYLSTLTKGASVQLVFGFEYAVLITVVVNIAIKYALHSVDLNSETPWDNKAVFLLYTELVMGLIKVIFYVAFVAIMVRIYTLPLFAFRPMYYTIRNFKKAFSDVILSRRAIHNMNTLYPDATPEELAAADNVCIICREEMITASKKLPCNHIFHTSCLRSWFQRQQTCPTCRLDILRTPTSSTRTNNNVPNPPRAPPNAPNQFFNVFAAPGPNPFRQFNQPNNAALPQNGPSQAEPSATAPPTGPNTVPPPFGFPPFPFPMPFMAPPPMPPTNLSALSEEELRNLEGNERQHVEARIQCLRNIQTLLDAAVQMMQQYSVAASVSSANTQVRSPHVVTAQPGGSGNAATLGRAEFSNPSTESSSTEEAKANKRVAPVVEEAGVSTLEGDVRSEEEVRRRRLQRFLQREQQQQN; encoded by the exons atgcggTTCCTAGGCATATCGTTTGTCAGTTTTCTTTTGACTGCCGTAGTAGTGGCGAACGCCTATTACCAGAAAAAGCAGTTCTACCCCTCTGTAGTTTACATTACCAAATCGAACCCCAGCATGGCC GTGATATACATACAAGCCTTCATCGGAGTATGGATACTTGGGAAACTGATGAGGAAGGTTTTCTTTGGTCAACTACGCACCACTGAGTTTGAG CACTTAATGGAGCGCTCTTGGTATGCAATAACGGAAACCTGCTTAGCATTTACAGTATTCCGAGATGACTTTACCCCCAAATTTGTGGCTCTATTTACCCTACTTTTGTTCCTGAAGTCATTTCACTGGTTAGCTGAAGACCGAGTTGACTAT ATGGAGAGAAGCCCAGTGATAAGCTGGTTGTTCCATATGCGAGTGTTGAACCTTCTACTTCTACTTGGAATACTAGATTTGCACTTTATCTCACATGCTTACCTGTCAACTCTCACAAAAGGCGCCTCAGTACAGTTAGTTTTTGGTTTCGAGTATGCTGTACTCATCACTGTGGTTGTTAATATAGCCATTAAATATGCCCTGCATTCCGTGGACCTAAATAGTGAAACTCCTTGGGATAATAAGGCTGTATTCTTGTTGTACACGGAACTGGTAATGGGCCTCATAAAGGTGATTTTCTATGTGGCTTTTGTTGCCATTATG GTACGAATTTACACGTTACCGCTGTTCGCTTTTCGGCCGATGTACTACACAATtaggaatttcaaaaaagccTTTAGCGACGTTATCTTGTCTCGGAGGGCTATTCATAATATGAATACCTTATATCCTGATGCCACTCCAGAAGAACTGGCCGCGGCCGATAACGTCTGTATTATTTGCCGAGAGGAGATGATTACTGCTTCAAAGAAACTTCCCTGCAATCACATTTTCCACACTTCATGTCTAAG GTCGTGGTTTCAACGTCAGCAAACCTGTCCTACATGTCGTTTGGACATTCTCAGAACTCCCACTTCAAGCACTAGAACCAATAACAACGTCCCCAATCCGCCTAGAGCGCCCCCCAACGCCCCTAATCAattctttaatgtttttgccGCCCCTGGCCCCAATCCCTTTCGACAATTCAACCAGCCCAACAATGCAGCTCTGCCTCAAAATGGCCCTTCGCAAGCTGAACCCTCCGCCACAGCACCACCCACGGGTCCCAATACAGTTCCTCCCCCATTCGGATTCCCACCATTCCCTTTTCCCATGCCGTTCATGGCTCCACCTCCGATGCCGCCCACCAACTTGTCCGCCCTATCTGAAGAGGAGCTGCGTAATTTGGAAGGAAATGAGCGGCAGCATGTTGAGGCGCGCATCCAGTGCTTAAGGAACATTCAGACGTTGTTGGACGCAGCTGTTCAAATGATGCAACAGTACAGCGTTGCCGCTAGTGTTTCTTCTGCAAACACTCAAGTGAGAAGTCCGCATGTGGTGACTGCGCAACCTGGAGGGAGCGGCAACGCCGCGACCCTCGGAAGAGCGGAATTTTCTAATCCGTCTACGGAAAGTAGCAGTACTGAGGAGGCTAAGGCCAATAAAAGAGTCGCTCCTGTGGTTGAAGAAGCGGGTGTTAGCACATTGGAGGGAGATGTACGGAGTGAGGAAGAAGTGAGAAGGAGAAG ATTACAGAGGTTTTTGCAAAGGGAACAGCAGCAACAAAATTAG